In Bacteroidota bacterium, one DNA window encodes the following:
- a CDS encoding GxxExxY protein, whose amino-acid sequence MEIDSSLDEINKLTERIIGCAIEVHRQLGPGLLENTYESALCVEFESVGISFKRQVSYPVVYKGHSIGEYRVDLVVEGRVIVEWKSVERLDPVFEAQVLTYLKITGTKVGLLINFNTRMLTNGIKRLIL is encoded by the coding sequence ATGGAAATTGATAGCTCCCTCGATGAAATCAACAAACTCACCGAACGGATAATAGGCTGCGCTATAGAAGTTCATCGGCAACTTGGACCAGGGCTGCTGGAAAACACCTATGAATCCGCCCTTTGTGTAGAGTTTGAAAGCGTAGGCATCTCTTTCAAGCGACAAGTTTCTTATCCGGTTGTCTATAAAGGCCACAGTATCGGCGAATACAGGGTCGATTTAGTTGTCGAAGGCAGAGTTATTGTGGAATGGAAAAGCGTTGAGAGGCTTGACCCCGTTTTTGAAGCTCAAGTCCTCACATATCTCAAGATAACCGGAACGAAGGTTGGTCTGCTCATCAACTTCAATACGCGTAT